Proteins encoded together in one Oncorhynchus gorbuscha isolate QuinsamMale2020 ecotype Even-year unplaced genomic scaffold, OgorEven_v1.0 Un_scaffold_639, whole genome shotgun sequence window:
- the LOC124019610 gene encoding adipocyte plasma membrane-associated protein-like encodes MLVWGYNINLCPDGIWCGGITSTCVLVMLVWGYNINLCVLAVLVWGYIINLCPGRAGVGVYHQPVSWSCWCGGITSTCVLVMLVWGYNINLCPGCVGVGSSVLWMNSLSLSQHTHTHSRSLSAHTHTHSRSLSAHTHTQSLSADTLSLSLGAHQNRQQLFFMAASLTGDRIQPDCDLTGRARAAEGFTMLGKRGILVVLISVAVGVYFLPSPINPQPYIFQGPPPLLEGPLAVNTRLQNGRRLFTGQLHGPESFTADQEGNVYTGTLDGKLWRINQETLTLITHMGQDLQECGSRTDYEPVCGRPHGVRLDSGGQLIVADSYFGLFSVDPQTGHKTLLLDSKTGADGVPFAFLNGLEISSQTGIIYFTDSSSRWGRRHVKLEVIETNALGRLLTFDPVSGRVGVLLDGLYMPNGIALSPDESFLLLAETSIGCILRYWLQGPKAGTKEVIMNNMPGYPDNIRLSDRGTFLVGLTTTRFRKLMPPFLDLIGPYPAVKRFLAKVVPLSWYNMLLPRYGLVLELDGEGEVLGSLHDPTGSLTWAVSDVFSHQGRLYLGSTDLPFLPVLEDWS; translated from the exons ATGCTGGTGTGGGGGTATAACATCAACCTGTGTCCTGATGGCATCTGGTGTGGGGGTATAACATCAACCTGTGTCCTGGTCATGCTGGTGTGGGGGTATAACATCAACCTGTGTGTCCTGGCCGTGCTGGTGTGGGGGTATATCATCAACCTGTGTCCTGGCCGTGCTGGTGTGGGGGTATATCATCAACCTGTGTCCTGGTCGTGCTGGTGTGGGGGTATAACATCAACCTGTGTCCTGGTCATGCTGGTGTGGGGGTATAACATCAACCTGTGTCCTGGTTGTGTTGGTGTGGGG TCTTCTGTCCTCTGGATgaactctctcagtctctctcagcacacacacactcactctcggtctctctcagcacacacacacactcactctcggtctctctcagcacacacacacactcagtctctctcagctgacacactatctctctccctcggcGCTCACCAGAACAGACAACAACTTTTCTTCATGGCGGCGAGTCTCACCGGAGACAGGATCCAACCGGACTGTGATCTAACCGGACGGGCGCGAGCTGCAGAGGGATTCACTAT gctagggaagagagggatattagtggtCCTGATATCGGTGGCTGTTGGGGTCTACTTCCTCCCCTCACCCATAAACCCTCAGCCTTACAT ATTCCagggaccccctcccctcctggaGGGCCCGCTGGCTGTCAACACCAGACTACAGAACGGACGCAGGCTGTTCACTGGACAACTACATGGACCAGAATCCTTCACTGCGGACCAGGAGG GTAACGTGTACACAGGGACGCTGGATGGGAAGCTGTGGAGGATCAATCAGGAGACTCTAACCCTCATCACCCACATGGGGCAGGACTTACAGGAGTGTG gtagcaggacagactATGAGCCGGTCTGTGGTCGTCCTCATGGTGTGCGGTTGGACAGTGGTGGTCAGCTGATCGTAGCTGACTCCTACTTTGGGCTGTTTTCTGTTGACCCCCAGACTGGACACAAGACCCTGCTACTGGACAGCAAGACAG GAGCTGACGGGGTTCCGTTTGCGTTCCTGAACGGCTTGGAGATCTCCTCTCAGACTGGGATCATTTACTTTACGGACTCCTCCTCTCGCTGGGGACGACGACACGTCAAACTAGAG GTGATAGAGACCAACGCTCTGGGTCGTCTCCTGACCTTTGACCCCGTGTCAGGGCGTGTGGGTGTCCTACTGGATGGTCTCTACATGCCCAATGGCATCGCCCTGTCACCTGACGAGAGCTTCCTGCTGCTGGCCGAGACCAGCATCGGGTGTatcctcag GTACTGGCTGCAAGGCCCCAAGGCTGGCACCAAGGAGGTCATCATGAACAATATGCCCGGTTACCCTGACAACATCCGCCTTAGCGACCGTGGAACCTTCCTGGTTGGCCTAACGACCACACGCTTCAGGAAGCTCATGCCTCCATTCCTGGACCTGATTGGTCCGTACCCAGCGGTCAAACGCTTTCTGGCTAAG GTGGTTCCTCTGAGCTGGTACAACATGCTGTTGCCTAGATACGGCCTAGTGTTGGAGTTGGACGGGGAAGGGGAGGTGCTGGGGAGTCTCCATGACCCTACAGGCAGCCTGACCTGGGCCGTCAGCGACGTGTTCTCCCACCAGGGGAGACTCTACCTGGGTAGCACCGACCTGCCCTTCCTTCCTGTCCTGGAGGACTGGAGCTAA